One window of the Acidobacteriota bacterium genome contains the following:
- a CDS encoding RidA family protein: MNTLRSAVFGLALGLLAGPCLAQSAGRQVVAPQGADLSRPYSPAIRYGDFVYLSGSVGNEPGGPLKEGFEAQAHQVFENLGAALKAAGLDFSRVVQLEAFLADARHFQDFNEVYLEYFSDAKPVRATVAADLPLTGALLEVSVIAARDGLPLERLVPEGWTPSSRYSWGIKAADTLFIAGMVPRDVPAGRLIEGDIAEQTRQALGNVGRVLEAGGMDYSDVVTCKVYLVDARHFSAMNAAYREFFPPAHPPARATVRAPLMSAAAGIEILCTAVQDDSRRVVMAEGASPPSSPFSPAIQAGGRLFLSGMVGRGREGFGDFPAQTRQTLENLSATLRAAGLDFSDVLEANVWLGDIRYYDALNEIYSQMLPLAPPARTTVGMQLMAPQALVEIRMVAAAQTPPQ; this comes from the coding sequence ATGAATACTCTGCGATCGGCTGTTTTCGGATTGGCTCTGGGACTCCTGGCCGGCCCCTGCCTGGCCCAGTCGGCCGGACGCCAGGTGGTGGCTCCCCAGGGAGCCGACTTGAGCAGGCCCTACAGTCCAGCCATCCGTTATGGCGACTTCGTCTATCTGTCGGGAAGCGTGGGCAATGAGCCGGGCGGGCCGCTCAAGGAAGGGTTCGAGGCTCAGGCCCACCAGGTGTTCGAGAACCTGGGAGCCGCGCTGAAGGCTGCCGGGCTCGACTTCAGCCGGGTGGTGCAGTTGGAGGCCTTCTTGGCCGACGCCCGCCATTTCCAGGACTTCAATGAGGTCTACCTCGAGTACTTCAGCGACGCCAAGCCGGTGCGGGCCACGGTGGCGGCTGATCTGCCGCTGACGGGCGCGCTGCTGGAGGTCTCGGTGATCGCCGCCCGCGACGGCCTGCCTCTGGAGCGGCTGGTACCGGAAGGATGGACGCCTTCCTCCCGCTATTCCTGGGGGATCAAAGCGGCGGACACGCTTTTCATCGCCGGCATGGTGCCCCGCGACGTCCCCGCCGGACGGCTCATTGAAGGCGACATCGCCGAGCAGACCCGGCAGGCGCTGGGCAACGTGGGACGAGTCCTCGAGGCGGGGGGGATGGATTACTCGGACGTCGTCACCTGCAAGGTCTACCTGGTGGACGCCCGCCATTTCTCCGCCATGAACGCCGCCTATCGGGAGTTTTTCCCCCCAGCCCACCCTCCGGCCCGGGCCACGGTCAGGGCGCCGCTGATGTCTGCCGCCGCCGGCATCGAGATCCTGTGCACGGCAGTCCAGGACGACAGCCGCCGGGTGGTGATGGCCGAAGGGGCCTCGCCTCCCAGCAGCCCCTTTTCTCCCGCCATCCAGGCAGGCGGACGCCTCTTCCTGTCGGGCATGGTGGGGCGGGGGAGGGAAGGCTTTGGCGACTTCCCAGCCCAGACCCGTCAGACCCTGGAAAACCTGTCGGCCACTTTGCGGGCCGCCGGGCTCGATTTTTCCGATGTGCTGGAGGCCAACGTTTGGCTGGGCGATATCCGATACTACGACGCCCTCAACGAGATCTATTCCCAGATGTTGCCTCTGGCCCCGCCTGCCCGCACTACGGTGGGGATGCAGTTGATGGCTCCCCAGGCCCTGGTGGAGATCCGCATGGTCGCCGCAGCACAGACGCCGCCGCAATGA
- a CDS encoding DUF6519 domain-containing protein, translating to MKGDFSRVTFDSRKNYSRVLSQQGRVQLDADSNEQVAIFWHYLRTLAADLIGPHAGPQWNVGFEILLGENSFTIGEGRYYVDGILCESWAKEVADGKKVLFQYGDQPDYPLDKDEALPEGSYWVYLEVWERHITYLHDDNIREVALNGPDTATRAQVVWQVKTVKSGHQTLAELPGQEDDEGNAPKDREKLLRAWRDQSTSLLPGSNGQMKARAKIEKEPTDPCIIDPQARYRGPENQLYRVEIHKGNVTGSGQSGNENADDDEVTFKWSRDNGSVVFPIVSMKIGDDGQATVAVEHLGRDDRLTLKEGDWVEIVVDHYVLHGEAGPLVQVDSIDRDQFTVTLSLPEGADMEILDSGAHRLLRRWDQTASQSLDLLEGAVPLNEKMTDYIELEDGVQVSFHPQARYRTGDYWLIPARTATGDVEWPRQGDKPLWLPPRGVEHHYAPLAWVGAGDEDAVHDLRCAFQAECLIPAKGLTAVLAGSDRIVSPGRSSTLDARIADLQRIDNIGKRRAEDLVKAGITEVAMVAAMDVPRLVEVIGVSEELAEEIIADAKRRVASNG from the coding sequence ATGAAAGGCGATTTTTCAAGGGTCACATTCGACAGCCGCAAGAACTACTCGCGGGTACTCAGCCAGCAAGGCCGCGTCCAGCTCGATGCCGACAGCAACGAACAGGTAGCGATCTTCTGGCACTATCTGCGCACGCTGGCCGCCGACCTGATCGGTCCTCATGCAGGACCGCAGTGGAACGTCGGCTTTGAAATCCTTCTCGGAGAAAACAGCTTCACCATCGGAGAAGGCCGCTACTACGTCGACGGCATCCTCTGCGAGTCATGGGCCAAGGAGGTTGCCGATGGCAAAAAGGTACTTTTCCAGTACGGAGATCAGCCCGACTATCCGCTCGACAAGGACGAAGCGCTGCCCGAGGGCAGCTACTGGGTCTATCTCGAGGTTTGGGAGCGGCACATCACTTACCTGCACGACGACAACATTCGCGAAGTGGCCCTCAACGGCCCCGACACGGCCACCCGCGCTCAAGTGGTGTGGCAGGTCAAGACCGTCAAATCGGGTCATCAGACTCTTGCCGAACTCCCTGGCCAAGAAGACGACGAAGGCAACGCGCCGAAGGACCGCGAGAAACTGCTCAGGGCCTGGCGAGATCAATCGACGTCCCTGCTGCCTGGAAGCAACGGCCAAATGAAGGCCCGCGCCAAGATCGAGAAGGAGCCGACCGATCCCTGCATCATCGATCCCCAGGCCCGCTACAGGGGCCCCGAGAATCAGCTTTACCGGGTCGAAATCCACAAGGGCAACGTGACTGGAAGCGGGCAGAGCGGGAATGAGAATGCTGACGACGATGAAGTCACCTTCAAATGGTCGAGAGACAACGGCTCGGTCGTTTTCCCCATCGTTTCCATGAAGATCGGCGACGACGGCCAGGCCACCGTCGCCGTCGAACACCTGGGACGCGATGACCGGCTCACCCTCAAGGAAGGCGACTGGGTGGAGATCGTCGTCGATCACTACGTCCTGCACGGAGAAGCCGGCCCTCTGGTACAAGTCGATTCCATCGATCGTGACCAATTCACCGTGACCCTGAGCCTGCCCGAGGGCGCCGATATGGAGATCCTCGACAGTGGCGCTCATCGGCTGCTTCGTCGCTGGGACCAGACGGCATCCCAGTCCCTGGACTTGCTAGAGGGTGCGGTTCCCCTCAACGAGAAAATGACCGACTATATCGAATTGGAGGACGGCGTCCAGGTTTCCTTCCATCCCCAGGCCCGCTACAGAACGGGAGACTACTGGCTGATCCCGGCGCGCACCGCCACCGGCGACGTGGAATGGCCCCGCCAGGGAGACAAGCCTCTTTGGCTGCCGCCTCGAGGCGTGGAGCATCACTATGCACCCCTGGCCTGGGTCGGGGCGGGGGACGAGGATGCCGTCCATGACCTGCGCTGCGCCTTCCAGGCCGAGTGCCTTATTCCTGCAAAAGGACTGACGGCAGTTCTTGCCGGATCGGATCGGATCGTGTCTCCCGGTCGGTCATCGACGCTGGACGCGAGGATAGCGGACCTGCAGAGAATCGACAACATCGGTAAAAGGCGAGCGGAAGACCTGGTCAAGGCCGGAATTACCGAGGTGGCCATGGTGGCGGCCATGGACGTCCCCCGCCTGGTCGAAGTCATCGGTGTTTCCGAGGAACTGGCCGAGGAAATCATCGCCGACGCCAAAAGACGCGTTGCCTCAAACGGGTGA